A DNA window from Candidatus Sulfidibacterium hydrothermale contains the following coding sequences:
- a CDS encoding indolepyruvate ferredoxin oxidoreductase subunit alpha, whose translation MAYKIDPDLCTACGSCIDECPVEAISEGDVYVIDPDLCTDCGACADVCPVEAIHPE comes from the coding sequence ATGGCATACAAAATTGATCCTGATTTATGTACGGCATGTGGTTCATGTATCGATGAATGCCCGGTAGAAGCAATTTCTGAAGGGGATGTTTACGTTATTGATCCTGATTTGTGTACTGACTGCGGTGCTTGTGCTGATGTTTGTCCTGTTGAGGCCATTCATCCCGAATAA
- a CDS encoding tetratricopeptide repeat protein, with protein sequence MEKDNSASFFDSVGKSFLHQGNYEQAIRVFQKAYVLKKAEGDSLGMVSSYENLSYAYHLLRRYKKAIYYQMKASELKNEAINPYFQKVRALFPKANDSLNLTRLYYRFGQFLSREGKQKQGLVYFREALRLAELMHYDKAIATISNDLAGEYWDLGEKRLSTQYYKVSLAAAKRLNDSNRIAGVYLNLGDNYRDQGDLEAGMNELLKALKIKEAIADSSHLSFYYIKAAEIAKDALNWDKWELYIRKAYSVKDLDHCATPMEKAIIYENLGAIAAYHGRVDQAFGYYDTLMDISRKINYINGIKVALNRRAELYKQMGKPQKALLLLQAADKYLTENPYYRVSGNNSKAELYMETGKYSKALKLLEENIVSPYLPNYASQKLETLQLLYKVNAKLSRYQEALRWSDSLRIFEDRLRDQDVRKKIAELETKYESEKNLRLIGMLKAKNEIYYQRIRFGILLIFGLVMVIAFVVILARTARLKAEFRENMLRQQLLRSQMNPHFIFNALASIQELIRKGKTKEASFYLNKFASIARLVLEYSREESIPLEKELDVLQSYIELEKLRSGNHFDYQIHFSDDLETEFIRIPPMAIQPFVENAIKHGLREKEEKGLLQLSFEDLGDQLKVMIEDNGIGLKQSRKQARRYHRSMAMEIFEKRRALMQKRYKKKLVIRFEDLKEKDGRPGTRVIIHLPVL encoded by the coding sequence ATGGAAAAGGACAATTCGGCGTCTTTCTTTGACAGCGTGGGGAAGTCGTTTCTTCATCAGGGGAATTATGAACAGGCTATTCGCGTTTTTCAAAAAGCGTATGTGTTGAAAAAAGCAGAGGGCGATTCTTTGGGAATGGTTTCTTCGTATGAGAATTTGAGTTATGCTTATCATCTGCTCAGGCGATATAAAAAAGCAATTTACTATCAGATGAAAGCATCGGAGTTGAAAAACGAGGCCATCAATCCGTATTTTCAAAAAGTGAGGGCGTTGTTTCCCAAAGCGAATGACAGCCTGAATTTAACGCGTTTGTACTATCGTTTCGGGCAATTTTTGTCGCGCGAGGGAAAACAAAAACAAGGATTGGTTTATTTCCGGGAGGCTTTACGGCTGGCCGAATTGATGCATTATGATAAGGCAATTGCCACCATTTCGAATGATTTGGCCGGTGAATATTGGGATTTGGGTGAGAAACGACTCTCAACACAATATTATAAGGTGTCGCTGGCAGCAGCTAAACGTTTGAATGACAGTAACCGGATTGCCGGAGTTTACCTGAACCTTGGAGATAATTACCGGGATCAGGGAGATCTGGAAGCCGGAATGAATGAACTTTTGAAAGCGTTGAAAATTAAAGAAGCCATTGCAGATTCATCTCATCTGAGTTTTTATTACATCAAAGCAGCAGAAATAGCCAAAGATGCACTTAACTGGGATAAGTGGGAACTGTATATCCGAAAAGCATATTCTGTAAAAGATTTAGACCATTGTGCCACACCGATGGAAAAGGCCATTATTTATGAAAATCTGGGGGCTATTGCAGCTTATCACGGGCGGGTTGATCAGGCTTTCGGCTATTATGATACTTTAATGGACATCAGCCGGAAGATAAATTATATCAACGGGATAAAAGTGGCTTTAAACCGTCGTGCGGAGCTGTATAAACAAATGGGCAAGCCCCAAAAAGCATTGCTGTTGTTACAGGCTGCAGACAAGTATTTGACGGAAAACCCGTATTATCGGGTGAGCGGAAACAACTCAAAAGCGGAGCTGTACATGGAAACCGGAAAGTATTCCAAAGCATTGAAACTTTTAGAAGAAAATATAGTTAGTCCGTATCTTCCCAATTATGCTTCGCAAAAACTGGAAACGCTGCAGCTATTATATAAGGTGAATGCGAAACTTTCGCGGTATCAGGAGGCTTTACGTTGGAGTGATTCGTTACGTATTTTTGAAGACCGTTTGCGCGATCAGGATGTGCGGAAGAAGATCGCCGAGCTGGAAACCAAATACGAATCGGAGAAGAACCTGCGCCTGATCGGAATGCTAAAAGCAAAAAATGAGATTTATTATCAGCGAATCCGGTTTGGTATTTTGTTGATATTCGGGCTGGTCATGGTGATTGCCTTTGTGGTGATTCTGGCGCGGACAGCCCGGTTAAAGGCTGAATTCAGAGAAAATATGTTGCGGCAGCAGTTGTTGCGGTCGCAAATGAATCCGCATTTTATTTTTAATGCCCTTGCTTCGATACAAGAGCTAATACGCAAAGGAAAAACAAAAGAAGCCTCTTTTTACCTGAATAAATTTGCGTCTATTGCCCGGCTTGTGTTGGAGTATTCACGCGAGGAAAGTATTCCGCTTGAAAAAGAACTGGATGTATTGCAAAGCTATATTGAACTGGAGAAATTGCGGTCGGGAAATCATTTCGATTATCAGATTCATTTTTCGGATGATCTTGAGACGGAATTTATCCGTATTCCGCCGATGGCCATACAGCCTTTTGTGGAAAATGCCATTAAACACGGGTTGAGAGAGAAAGAAGAAAAAGGGTTGTTGCAGTTGTCGTTTGAAGATTTGGGTGACCAGCTGAAAGTAATGATTGAAGATAACGGAATCGGGTTGAAACAGTCGCGTAAGCAAGCCCGGCGCTATCACCGTTCTATGGCCATGGAAATTTTTGAGAAAAGAAGGGCTTTAATGCAAAAACGGTATAAAAAGAAATTAGTTATCCGGTTTGAAGACCTGAAAGAAAAAGATGGAAGACCCGGAACACGTGTAATTATTCATTTACCTGTTTTATAG
- a CDS encoding LytR/AlgR family response regulator transcription factor, whose product MDIRAVIVDDDPANRKLNRELLEEYFPEVQVVAEADSVDTAVDVLRKHNPDLLLLDIEIKGGSGFQVLQQLKPYRFKVVFITAFDHFAIRAFKFSAVDYILKPVNETEFQQAIQNALQSLMVYSDYQKQNEYLLDYYKKETQQGKIVLRTSDALHVVDFSEIIYCRSDNTYTTFYLLSGEEIVVSKSLKEYVSLLEEYGFFRPHQSYLVNMNYVKKVDKTDGGFVVMKNGKEIPVSLRQKKKIIELLEKL is encoded by the coding sequence ATGGATATACGAGCTGTGATTGTGGACGATGATCCTGCCAACCGAAAGTTGAACAGAGAATTGCTGGAAGAATACTTTCCTGAAGTACAGGTAGTGGCCGAAGCCGATTCGGTGGATACGGCTGTGGATGTGCTTCGTAAGCATAATCCGGATTTGCTTCTGCTTGATATTGAAATTAAAGGGGGGAGCGGATTTCAGGTATTGCAGCAGTTGAAGCCTTACCGGTTTAAAGTTGTTTTTATAACAGCTTTTGATCATTTTGCCATCCGGGCTTTTAAATTTAGTGCGGTGGATTATATTTTAAAGCCGGTTAACGAAACCGAATTTCAACAGGCTATTCAAAATGCATTACAATCGTTAATGGTTTATTCTGACTATCAGAAACAAAACGAATATCTTCTTGATTATTATAAAAAAGAAACCCAACAAGGAAAGATTGTTTTGCGAACCAGTGATGCGTTACATGTGGTTGATTTTTCCGAAATCATTTATTGCCGGAGTGATAATACTTACACGACTTTTTATTTACTGTCGGGTGAAGAAATCGTGGTGTCAAAAAGTCTGAAAGAGTATGTTTCTCTTTTGGAAGAGTATGGCTTTTTTCGCCCTCATCAATCGTACTTGGTGAATATGAATTATGTAAAAAAGGTGGATAAAACGGATGGCGGATTTGTGGTGATGAAGAATGGAAAAGAGATTCCGGTTTCGTTGCGTCAAAAGAAAAAAATCATAGAGTTATTGGAAAAACTCTGA
- a CDS encoding OmpA family protein → MNSKFLLSMITALLLAGQSFLLQAQTIKVPVKEKVINETNSRANKNVDKAIDKSFDKIEKGIGGLFKKKKKKGKNNHSEISTASAATSGGHSASSTVANSTNPRFQGLNGNAIANLNNEIVNRPVYLTNHSGVVAGKGSVFIYKTSEGNYGKLEIIDIDKNDNYKTTFRYVTYANDGSIVSQSDHFSIRGTYTCDLDNGTEEGTPEKAADFQLGREDNMNTRFDSYNGAAIALYKGNGNGTAGTKGPDVKWAKYDFVPGQTVIFEDGPAKDEENGEFPSRWDLYKGSAEIGEVNGEIVIMFLTGGTYIVPYLKNSKEDYLPDVFTLEMDVWFSKSHTTANRVWVYLGDRKNQGNGSSSNTNLIIMPHSLGFQNSEKYYPGTENIGWSVEQTGSWRHIAIAYTKGKFKAYMNDTRLINVPHLEVNPTGITIESGNDDIFIKNIRIAKGGVKYYDRVLSDGKIVENGIRFDVNKATLKPESMGPINKIYKLMVKYPDLRFSVEGHTDSDGDAALNQTLSEKRAKTVMDKLVAMGISSDRLKSKGWGESKPIDNNATPEGKANNRRVEFVKF, encoded by the coding sequence ATGAACAGTAAATTTCTCCTTTCGATGATTACGGCTTTATTATTGGCCGGCCAAAGTTTTTTGTTGCAGGCGCAAACCATTAAAGTCCCTGTAAAAGAAAAAGTAATAAATGAGACAAATTCCAGAGCCAATAAAAATGTGGATAAAGCCATAGATAAAAGCTTTGATAAAATAGAAAAAGGTATTGGCGGGCTTTTTAAAAAGAAAAAGAAAAAAGGTAAAAATAACCACTCGGAAATTTCAACAGCCTCTGCCGCAACTTCAGGCGGTCATTCGGCAAGTTCTACGGTGGCTAATAGCACAAATCCACGGTTTCAGGGATTGAATGGGAATGCTATTGCCAATCTTAATAATGAAATCGTAAACCGGCCTGTTTATTTGACAAACCATAGTGGCGTTGTGGCCGGAAAAGGCAGTGTGTTCATTTACAAAACATCCGAAGGGAATTATGGTAAATTGGAGATTATCGATATTGATAAAAATGACAATTACAAAACAACTTTTCGGTATGTTACCTACGCCAATGATGGAAGTATAGTAAGTCAGTCGGATCATTTTTCTATCAGAGGCACCTATACCTGCGATCTGGATAACGGAACCGAAGAAGGAACGCCTGAAAAAGCAGCTGATTTTCAGCTCGGCAGAGAAGATAATATGAATACCCGCTTCGATAGTTACAATGGAGCAGCCATCGCTTTGTATAAAGGTAACGGAAATGGCACCGCAGGAACTAAAGGGCCTGATGTAAAGTGGGCAAAATATGATTTTGTTCCGGGACAAACGGTCATTTTTGAAGACGGTCCGGCAAAAGATGAAGAAAACGGCGAGTTTCCCAGCCGGTGGGATTTGTATAAAGGCAGTGCCGAGATTGGTGAAGTGAACGGCGAAATTGTGATTATGTTTTTAACTGGCGGTACTTATATCGTCCCTTACCTGAAAAATTCAAAGGAAGATTATTTGCCCGACGTATTCACATTGGAAATGGATGTTTGGTTCAGTAAAAGCCATACTACGGCCAACCGGGTTTGGGTGTATCTTGGTGACAGAAAAAACCAGGGAAACGGGAGTAGTTCCAATACCAATTTAATTATTATGCCGCACAGCCTTGGTTTTCAGAATTCTGAGAAATACTATCCGGGTACCGAAAATATCGGATGGTCGGTAGAACAAACGGGCTCCTGGCGTCATATTGCCATTGCTTATACCAAAGGGAAATTTAAAGCCTACATGAACGATACGCGTCTGATCAATGTGCCGCACCTGGAAGTGAATCCTACCGGAATTACTATTGAATCGGGAAATGATGACATCTTTATTAAAAATATCCGGATTGCCAAAGGGGGTGTAAAATATTACGACCGGGTGCTGTCTGATGGAAAAATCGTGGAAAATGGCATCCGGTTCGATGTAAACAAAGCTACCCTGAAACCCGAAAGTATGGGGCCGATCAACAAGATCTATAAGCTGATGGTCAAATATCCCGATTTGAGATTTAGTGTGGAAGGCCATACCGACAGCGACGGTGATGCGGCTTTGAATCAAACCCTTTCCGAAAAACGTGCCAAAACGGTGATGGACAAGCTCGTTGCCATGGGCATTTCTTCTGACCGGTTGAAATCAAAAGGCTGGGGCGAAAGCAAACCGATTGATAACAATGCTACCCCCGAAGGAAAAGCCAATAATCGCCGGGTAGAATTTGTGAAATTTTAA
- a CDS encoding PKD domain-containing protein, with translation MRKFYFFASLFMGLLVFTGQNLFAQSVTGISLDKHTLNLGLWDSEQLTATITPSDAANKNVIWTTSNSKVADVDNSGYVSANHDGTAWIKVTTEDGGFSDSCLVTCTVNDAANIITFSFAGESHEASIFDQTHKVIGYVPYGTDASNLTVSGYEISPGASISPLPETVSDFSDTVSFVVTAPDGKTQKTWKVFPEVMPDLSGAQEVKLTFSTAPQGWIDDTVSWVEAGIHFHIGYPDSTDTSWPPSAEIGVDYDSQEMGVSLFPGTFQFYLEDTSKVIVAASMDIFENCGDGCSYAFFEGGNASGKFFIDPMTSAYYFFNLTQIKAFRGELRSLEGSFSGITFWIANKDGSVNYPPVANAGDDQTVFSGDTVLLNGSASFDPEQKPLTYSWHAPEGISLDDSTLMQPSFVAPKIADTLRLTFVLSVSDGTQSAEDSVVITVVSSNHPPVADAGPDQTVYDNDSVYLDGTGSYDADGDSLRYLWLAPGGIHLTDSTSPTPAFKVPDVQQTTVFSFALIVNDGLVNSLRDTVFITVKHENQRPVAWFDFDSAFVHEGDTAYLDGHYSYDPDGDSLRFHWWTDPGSGINFFDSTAMDVRCGTPMVTHDTVFRVYLKVDDGQLMSEPDTLYLKVMDMNTVPVAVLKKHKQYVYDGDTVYLDGTSSYDADGDSLRYKWTAPKDIWLSDSGATAWFVAPVVQKLETYYISLVVNDGESDSPPDFDTIVVMHKNHPPVAESGYPIEMFEGDSAYLYGSLSFDIDGDSLSYSWSVPTGFWIQDSTQPDSRFSAPQVRQDTTFDLILKVFDGQVWSEPDTCRVKVKNKNRAPVAAIVSTSPIFYGVTMNEGDTLWIDGSPSYDPDGDSITYDWALPKDFRFYHTDSVKVMIIAGEVAKTTSFDAALFVSDGVLRSSKDFIIQVLNVNKAPYARAGKSFSTLSGQLTELDASGSYDPDGDSVLLTWFPPKGISLDDIHAVSPVFQAPQVSADSVLIFKLVASDGLLVSDTSSVEVTVKPIEATLRVSATVNDTAIPYSQRHITLYWQDNNDRWVMESVLSYNDNGETYYAVWEGEWMITVDPVGDSAGFMTTFSGDVTFWSQANSFHVTGNTETQVTVRCVPVQEPLTGDGMIDGYIQRDTAIAGIARGTITHVDNNTSGDVPATGVAVYLYRTSDDVLLASSLTDDDGHYVFENLPFDAYYLLVQLPGYDANTPWPVEVTENDTVVSDVNFLVSEGAQEITDVNNLWEKSVKLYPNPVKDRLSVQLDNSITDAVIRLYDLTGHLILMKTVDNRFVQIDMSGLKKGFYLLRISNDRESVTRKLIKQ, from the coding sequence ATGAGAAAGTTTTACTTTTTTGCTAGCCTGTTTATGGGGCTTCTTGTGTTTACCGGACAAAACCTGTTTGCTCAGTCTGTGACGGGTATTTCATTGGATAAACATACGTTAAATCTTGGCCTTTGGGATTCTGAGCAGTTGACGGCAACCATTACACCGTCTGATGCTGCCAATAAGAATGTGATTTGGACAACTTCCAATTCAAAAGTAGCCGATGTGGACAATTCGGGTTATGTTAGTGCCAATCATGATGGTACTGCCTGGATTAAAGTGACTACTGAAGATGGCGGATTTTCTGATAGCTGCCTGGTTACTTGTACGGTGAACGATGCTGCGAATATTATTACTTTTTCTTTTGCCGGAGAAAGTCACGAAGCTTCGATTTTCGATCAAACCCATAAAGTTATCGGATATGTACCTTATGGAACCGATGCTTCGAATTTGACTGTTTCCGGTTATGAAATTTCTCCGGGTGCTTCCATATCTCCATTGCCGGAAACGGTTTCTGATTTTAGCGATACGGTTTCTTTTGTAGTTACTGCTCCGGATGGAAAAACACAAAAAACATGGAAAGTTTTTCCTGAGGTAATGCCTGACCTGAGTGGTGCACAAGAAGTAAAACTTACTTTTTCAACGGCTCCTCAGGGATGGATTGATGATACGGTTTCGTGGGTAGAAGCCGGGATTCATTTTCATATTGGATATCCTGATTCTACGGATACCAGTTGGCCGCCTTCAGCCGAAATCGGGGTTGATTACGATTCTCAGGAAATGGGTGTTTCTCTTTTTCCAGGTACTTTTCAGTTTTATCTTGAGGATACTTCCAAAGTAATTGTTGCGGCCTCGATGGATATTTTTGAGAATTGTGGCGATGGGTGTTCTTATGCTTTTTTTGAAGGGGGTAATGCATCCGGAAAGTTTTTTATCGATCCGATGACAAGTGCGTATTACTTTTTTAATTTGACACAGATCAAAGCCTTTCGTGGTGAACTCCGTTCTCTCGAAGGTTCTTTTTCCGGAATTACTTTTTGGATTGCCAACAAAGATGGTTCGGTAAATTATCCGCCGGTAGCCAATGCCGGTGATGACCAAACGGTTTTTTCCGGAGATACGGTTCTTCTTAATGGTTCGGCTTCTTTTGATCCTGAACAAAAACCTTTGACTTACTCCTGGCATGCACCGGAAGGAATTAGCCTGGATGACAGTACGCTGATGCAGCCATCTTTTGTGGCGCCCAAGATCGCTGATACCCTTCGGCTTACTTTTGTTCTCTCCGTTTCAGACGGGACTCAGTCTGCAGAAGACAGTGTGGTGATTACGGTAGTTTCATCAAATCATCCGCCGGTGGCTGATGCCGGACCAGACCAGACGGTTTATGATAATGATTCAGTTTATCTTGACGGTACCGGTTCGTATGATGCTGATGGTGACTCATTGCGTTATCTTTGGCTGGCACCTGGCGGGATTCATCTGACAGATTCGACAAGCCCGACGCCTGCTTTTAAAGTGCCTGATGTGCAACAAACCACGGTATTTTCCTTTGCTCTTATTGTTAATGATGGTTTGGTCAATTCATTACGTGATACTGTTTTTATTACTGTGAAGCATGAAAACCAGCGTCCTGTAGCTTGGTTTGATTTTGACTCGGCATTTGTTCACGAAGGCGATACGGCTTATCTCGACGGACATTATTCCTATGATCCTGATGGCGATTCTTTGCGTTTCCATTGGTGGACTGATCCGGGATCCGGAATTAACTTTTTCGATTCCACAGCCATGGATGTTCGTTGCGGAACACCTATGGTAACGCATGATACTGTTTTTCGCGTTTATCTTAAGGTGGATGACGGGCAGCTGATGTCTGAGCCGGATACCCTTTATTTGAAAGTGATGGATATGAATACAGTACCAGTGGCTGTACTGAAAAAACATAAACAATATGTTTACGATGGTGACACCGTTTATCTTGACGGAACTAGCTCATATGATGCTGATGGTGATTCACTGAGATATAAATGGACTGCCCCAAAAGATATCTGGCTATCCGATTCGGGTGCTACTGCATGGTTTGTGGCTCCGGTAGTACAAAAATTAGAAACTTATTATATTTCACTTGTGGTGAATGATGGAGAATCAGATTCCCCGCCGGATTTCGATACTATTGTGGTAATGCATAAAAACCATCCGCCGGTAGCCGAATCAGGATATCCCATTGAAATGTTTGAGGGTGATTCAGCCTACTTATATGGTTCTTTATCTTTTGATATCGATGGTGATAGTCTCTCTTATTCGTGGAGTGTACCGACCGGATTCTGGATACAGGATTCCACACAACCTGACAGTCGGTTTTCTGCTCCGCAGGTGCGCCAGGATACTACTTTTGATTTGATATTGAAGGTGTTTGATGGCCAGGTTTGGTCAGAACCCGATACTTGTCGTGTAAAAGTAAAAAATAAAAACCGTGCACCGGTTGCGGCCATCGTTTCCACTTCACCCATTTTTTACGGTGTTACAATGAACGAAGGCGATACTTTATGGATTGATGGAAGCCCGTCGTATGATCCGGACGGTGATTCCATTACTTATGACTGGGCGTTGCCGAAAGACTTCCGTTTTTATCATACCGATTCGGTAAAAGTGATGATCATTGCCGGTGAAGTGGCCAAAACCACTTCTTTTGATGCGGCACTGTTTGTTAGTGACGGAGTATTACGCAGCAGCAAAGACTTTATTATTCAGGTGCTGAATGTGAACAAAGCACCTTATGCCCGGGCAGGAAAATCATTTTCTACCCTTTCCGGACAACTTACCGAGCTGGATGCTTCCGGCTCCTACGATCCGGATGGTGATTCGGTGCTGCTGACCTGGTTCCCGCCAAAGGGTATTTCGCTGGACGATATTCATGCCGTAAGTCCTGTATTCCAGGCACCTCAGGTAAGTGCCGACAGTGTGCTGATATTTAAACTGGTGGCAAGTGATGGCTTATTGGTTTCGGATACTTCTTCTGTGGAGGTAACCGTAAAACCCATTGAAGCTACCCTGCGTGTTTCGGCTACTGTGAACGATACTGCTATTCCCTATTCTCAGCGTCATATTACACTTTACTGGCAGGACAATAATGATCGGTGGGTGATGGAAAGTGTTTTGTCATACAATGATAATGGAGAAACGTATTATGCTGTATGGGAAGGCGAATGGATGATTACTGTTGACCCGGTAGGTGATTCTGCCGGTTTTATGACCACTTTTAGCGGCGATGTTACGTTTTGGTCACAGGCTAACTCTTTCCATGTGACGGGAAATACGGAAACACAGGTTACTGTCCGCTGTGTTCCTGTTCAGGAGCCACTTACCGGAGACGGAATGATAGACGGTTATATTCAACGAGATACTGCTATTGCAGGAATAGCTCGCGGAACCATTACTCATGTGGACAATAACACATCCGGAGATGTACCGGCAACAGGGGTGGCTGTATATCTTTACCGGACTTCGGACGATGTGCTCCTTGCCTCTTCTCTGACCGATGATGATGGCCATTATGTATTTGAAAACTTGCCTTTTGACGCTTATTATCTGTTGGTACAGCTTCCGGGTTATGATGCCAATACGCCCTGGCCGGTTGAAGTTACCGAAAACGATACGGTTGTAAGTGATGTTAACTTCCTGGTAAGTGAAGGAGCTCAGGAAATTACGGACGTGAATAACCTGTGGGAGAAAAGCGTAAAACTTTATCCGAATCCGGTAAAAGACCGTCTGTCTGTACAATTGGATAATTCAATTACTGATGCTGTTATCCGGTTATACGACTTGACCGGCCATTTAATTCTGATGAAAACAGTAGATAATCGTTTTGTCCAGATTGATATGAGTGGTTTGAAAAAAGGTTTCTATTTGTTGCGTATCAGTAACGACAGGGAATCGGTTACCCGTAAATTGATAAAACAATAA
- a CDS encoding DUF805 domain-containing protein, giving the protein MNWYLKALRQYADFNGRARRTEFWMFVLFNIIFSIAANVLDYLFGTYGVFSGIYALAMFIPGLAVSVRRLHDVNKSGWMLLVGLIPVIGFIWLLILWVTEGTPGENQYGPNPKEV; this is encoded by the coding sequence ATGAATTGGTATTTAAAAGCATTGCGTCAGTATGCCGACTTTAACGGTCGTGCCCGTAGAACAGAATTTTGGATGTTCGTATTGTTTAATATTATTTTTTCCATTGCAGCGAATGTTCTGGATTATCTTTTTGGAACGTATGGCGTTTTTTCGGGAATTTATGCCCTTGCCATGTTTATTCCTGGTTTGGCCGTTTCGGTTCGTCGTCTTCACGATGTAAATAAAAGTGGCTGGATGCTTTTGGTCGGATTAATTCCGGTTATTGGATTCATCTGGCTTTTGATTTTATGGGTTACCGAAGGAACTCCTGGCGAAAATCAATATGGTCCTAACCCTAAAGAAGTATAA